In one Brassica oleracea var. oleracea cultivar TO1000 chromosome C9, BOL, whole genome shotgun sequence genomic region, the following are encoded:
- the LOC106317139 gene encoding glutathione S-transferase T3-like isoform X1, whose amino-acid sequence MENSTCFVNLLASQGCVELDSSEPLCFNSQCSDESTVKERKKWTPKEDIILIGAWLNTSKDPIVGNEQKAGKFWQRIVQYYNCSPQLVGTIPRELGQCKQRWARINDLVCKFSGCYEMALREQRSGQNDNDVMKAALDIFYNDHGSKFNLEHAWRELRHDVKWCSTYLEKESGREKRKAVASDAQGSFAEPEERPIGVKAAKAGSKKKKGGKEEELEKIEGLLALKKQISRQNVLESLLAKTEPLDDMELALKMKLMSEMM is encoded by the coding sequence ATGGAAAACTCCACTTGCTTTGTAAACCTTTTAGCTAGCCAAGGGTGTGTTGAGCTTGACTCATCGGAACCCCTTTGCTTTAACAGCCAATGTTCCGATGAGTCTACTGTCAAAGAGAGGAAGAAATGGACACCAAAGGAGGATATAATCCTCATTGGTGCTTGGCTCAACACCAGCAAAGACCCTATAGTCGGGAATGAACAAAAAGCTGGTAAGTTCTGGCAGAGGATTGTACAGTACTACAACTGCAGTCCTCAGCTGGTTGGGACAATCCCAAGAGAACTTGGGCAATGCAAGCAAAGATGGGCTAGGATCAATGATTTGGTGTGTAAATTTTCGGGCTGCTACGAGATGGCATTGAGGGAGCAGAGGAGCGGGCAAAATGACAACGATGTGATGAAGGCTGCTTTGGATATCTTCTACAATGACCACGGCAGTAAGTTCAACTTGGAACATGCGTGGAGGGAGCTTCGACATGATGTGAAATGGTGTTCCACCTATCTCGAGAAGGAGAGCGGTCGGGAGAAGCGCAAAGCAGTTGCTTCTGATGCTCAAGGGTCATTCGCGGAGCCAGAAGAAAGACCCATAGGAGTTAAGGCAGCTAAGGCTGGTAGCAAGAAGAAGAAAGGTGGAAAAGAAGAAGAATTGGAAAAGATAGAAGGACTGTTGGCGCTCAAAAAACAAATCTCTAGACAGAATGTGCTAGAGAGTTTACTTGCAAAGACTGAGCCACTAGATGACATGGAATTAGCTCTGAAAATGAAACTTATGTCTGAAATGATGTGA
- the LOC106317139 gene encoding uncharacterized protein LOC106317139 isoform X3 has protein sequence MEEELRDKKAQKEYYNMIDFVANAQQGIPKICPCGSITKETVDEDDTYDYLPGKRYFICKDFENDGLHFRQPWVTAIHEEVERLKERYHEQAKLLRECQAVKDEVRMLQDEVRMLLMRVAELERAL, from the exons ATGGAGGAAGAACTTCGCGATAAGAAAGCACAAAAAGAGTACTACAACATGATCGATTTTGTTGCAAATGCGCAACAGGGGATTCCCAAAATTTGCCCCTGTGGATCAATCACGAAAGAAACCGTTGATGAAGATGATACGTACGACTACCTCCCGGGAAAAAGATACTTTATCTGCAAAGACTTTGAG AATGATGGGCTGCATTTCAGGCAACCATGGGTTACGGCTATTCATGAAGAAGTTGAGAGGCTCAAAGAACGGTATCACGAGCAGGCGAAGCTTCTGAGAGAGTGCCAGGCAGTTAAG GACGAGGTGAGAATGCTGCAGGACGAGGTGAGAATGCTGCTTATGCGTGTGGCTGAACTCGAGAGAGCCCTGTGA
- the LOC106317139 gene encoding uncharacterized protein LOC106317139 isoform X2, whose product MIFLAGFEMEEELRDKKAQKEYYNMIDFVANAQQGIPKICPCGSITKETVDEDDTYDYLPGKRYFICKDFENDGLHFRQPWVTAIHEEVERLKERYHEQAKLLRECQAVKDEVRMLQDEVRMLLMRVAELERAL is encoded by the exons ATGATTTTCCTTGCAGGTTTTGAAATGGAGGAAGAACTTCGCGATAAGAAAGCACAAAAAGAGTACTACAACATGATCGATTTTGTTGCAAATGCGCAACAGGGGATTCCCAAAATTTGCCCCTGTGGATCAATCACGAAAGAAACCGTTGATGAAGATGATACGTACGACTACCTCCCGGGAAAAAGATACTTTATCTGCAAAGACTTTGAG AATGATGGGCTGCATTTCAGGCAACCATGGGTTACGGCTATTCATGAAGAAGTTGAGAGGCTCAAAGAACGGTATCACGAGCAGGCGAAGCTTCTGAGAGAGTGCCAGGCAGTTAAG GACGAGGTGAGAATGCTGCAGGACGAGGTGAGAATGCTGCTTATGCGTGTGGCTGAACTCGAGAGAGCCCTGTGA